The following are encoded together in the Camelina sativa cultivar DH55 unplaced genomic scaffold, Cs unpScaffold03120, whole genome shotgun sequence genome:
- the LOC104774488 gene encoding oligopeptide transporter 9-like, translating into MCFKVYGYISMTQALTFIQDFKLGLYMKIPPRSMFMAQVVGTLVAVIVYTGTAWWLMVDIPHLCDKSLLPPDSEWTCPMDRVFFDASVIWGLVGPRRMFGDLGEYSAINWFFLVGAICPFFVWLATKAFP; encoded by the exons ATGTGCTTCAAAGTGTATGGATACATCAGCATGACTCAGGCTCTAACATTCATCCAAGACTTCAAACTCGGTCTCTACATGAAGATCCCTCCTAGAAGCATGTTCATGGCACAG GTGGTTGGGACGCTTGTGGCAGTGATAGTGTACACAGGAACTGCTTGGTGGTTAATGGTAGACATTCCTCATCTATGTGACAAATCTTTGCTTCCTCCAGATAGCGAATGGACCTGTCCGATGGACCGTGTCTTCTTCGATGCTTCTGTGATTTGGGGACTTGTGGGACCACGTAGAATGTTCGGTGACTTAGGGGAATACTCAGCCATAAATTGGTTCTTCCTCGTAGGTGCAATTTGTCCTTTCTTTGTCTGGCTAGCGACCAAAG